One Prosthecobacter sp. SYSU 5D2 DNA window includes the following coding sequences:
- a CDS encoding polysaccharide lyase, with product MSKAVTFYRGKAASHGGYVYRYSADFKLREAEGSPGPDTIWIQPPGTPAVGMAFLDAYEATKDEACLKAAVDAAHAVSRTQLTSGGWDYSGHFDGRSREKMLYRRDVDGRLIERKKFPQGEAGWHIWRQREHKDTNYSTVDDDVTQAATRLLVRVDHALGGKDEEIHEAADYALNAIMNAQYPAGGWSASFDTWPASPPPADKYPIKPGNYPADWPRKWPKDFTGCYVLNDNTHATLMDTLLLAWKLRQDEKYLAAARRGGDFLVTAQMPDPQPAWAQQYNADMQPVWSRAFEPSSVSGRESQAAMWALLKLSVATGDKKYLPPVAKAVTYLRKSLLPGNRLARFYELQTNKPLYFERGEGGKGFELTYSDKKASSNYGWVWDSELDAIEAAGRKIFRDEPVVFPRTEKERWSSPPTDKDIASILAEQKPDGSWTETKDERGTMRDANGKKTDPKGGVIHSDTFVQNVRALSVWLKTKGGGA from the coding sequence TTGTCCAAAGCCGTCACCTTTTATCGTGGCAAGGCCGCGTCTCATGGCGGCTACGTTTACCGCTACAGCGCGGACTTCAAGCTGCGCGAGGCAGAGGGGAGTCCGGGGCCGGACACGATCTGGATTCAGCCGCCGGGGACGCCGGCGGTGGGGATGGCTTTTTTGGATGCGTATGAGGCCACGAAGGATGAAGCCTGTCTCAAGGCGGCGGTGGATGCGGCGCATGCGGTGAGCCGCACGCAACTCACTTCCGGCGGATGGGATTATTCGGGGCACTTCGACGGTCGCAGCCGGGAAAAGATGCTTTATCGCCGGGATGTGGATGGGAGGCTCATTGAGCGGAAAAAGTTTCCTCAGGGCGAGGCGGGCTGGCACATCTGGCGGCAGAGGGAGCACAAGGACACCAACTACTCCACCGTGGATGATGATGTGACCCAGGCGGCCACGCGGCTGCTGGTGCGGGTGGACCATGCGCTAGGCGGCAAGGATGAGGAGATCCATGAAGCGGCGGACTATGCGCTGAATGCCATCATGAATGCCCAGTATCCGGCGGGTGGCTGGTCGGCGAGCTTTGACACCTGGCCGGCATCGCCCCCGCCTGCGGACAAGTATCCCATTAAACCTGGCAACTATCCGGCGGATTGGCCGCGCAAATGGCCGAAGGACTTCACCGGCTGTTATGTTCTCAATGACAACACTCATGCCACCCTGATGGACACGCTTCTGCTGGCCTGGAAGCTACGGCAGGATGAGAAGTATCTCGCTGCAGCCAGACGCGGAGGCGACTTCCTGGTCACCGCTCAGATGCCGGATCCGCAACCCGCCTGGGCGCAGCAATACAATGCGGACATGCAACCCGTGTGGAGCCGCGCCTTTGAGCCCAGCTCCGTCAGCGGTCGCGAATCCCAGGCTGCGATGTGGGCGCTGCTGAAGCTCTCTGTGGCTACGGGTGATAAGAAATATCTGCCTCCCGTGGCCAAGGCCGTCACTTACCTGCGCAAGTCGCTCCTGCCTGGCAACAGGCTGGCCCGTTTCTATGAACTGCAAACCAACAAGCCGCTGTATTTTGAGCGCGGCGAAGGCGGCAAAGGTTTCGAGCTGACTTACAGCGACAAGAAGGCCTCTTCCAATTATGGCTGGGTGTGGGACAGTGAGCTGGATGCCATCGAGGCCGCTGGGCGGAAGATTTTTCGTGACGAGCCGGTGGTGTTTCCACGCACAGAAAAGGAGCGCTGGTCGTCCCCGCCCACGGACAAGGACATCGCCAGCATCCTGGCTGAGCAAAAACCGGATGGATCGTGGACGGAAACCAAGGATGAGCGGGGCACGATGCGGGATGCCAACGGCAAGAAGACCGATCCCAAAGGCGGCGTCATTCATAGCGATACCTTTGTGCAAAATGTCCGCGCTTTGAGTGTGTGGCTAAAAACGAAAGGCGGCGGTGCATGA